A window of Hemibagrus wyckioides isolate EC202008001 linkage group LG03, SWU_Hwy_1.0, whole genome shotgun sequence contains these coding sequences:
- the rsrp1 gene encoding arginine/serine-rich protein 1, which yields MRAEDKLEAQQSHLSEGMRLIFNQESSMTPRSSRSSSHRSSSSSSSSSSSSSSSSDRSSSSSDRSRSHSVSRRSRRRHRHGSRYSSSSSSSSRSRSRSHPRCCRASEHSRCRHRRRSRSYSPYPKHSYRYGRQRYSRSISRSSSRERYYRRSRRSRSRSSGYRRTRGAYNGRFRYRFSPSPLRRSYGPRSKSPDCSLRLSQKDKMELLNIARENAAKILGVEVVKLPASVKCIEEQMKKALTSDTEKRVRADPVPDEGEVNEDVEISTTSPARRPISFSISNVVAKPSRSPTLHGTESKVTSRADSVGNGMPYGKWIPVKKVSTKKR from the exons ATGAGGGCTGAGGATAAGCTTGAAGCCCAGCAGAGTCATCTCAGTGAGGGAATGCGGCTCATTTTCAATCAGGAATCCTCCATGACGCCCAGATCTTCACGGTCAAGCAGTCaccgcagcagcagcagcagcagcagtagtagcagcagcagcagcagcagcagtgaccGTTCTTCCTCCAGCAGTGATAGAAGCCGATCCCACTCTGTGTCACGCAGGTCACGGAGACGTCACCGACATGGATCACGCTACTCTTCATCATCTAGCAGCAGCTCTCGATCCCGTTCTCGTTCTCATCCACGCTGCTGCCGAGCTTCAGAACACTCCCGCTGTCGCCATCGTCGTCGATCTCGCTCTTACAGCCCCTATCCCAAGCACTCGTACCGCTACGGCCGACAGAGATACTCGCGCTCCATCAGCCGATCTTCTTCCCGAGAACGTTATTACAGGAGGTCAAGGAGATCCCGTTCTCGTTCCTCAGGCTATAGGAGAACGAGAGGCGCTTACAACGGCAGGTTCAGGTACCGGTTCTCTCCCTCACCTTTGAGGAGATCCTACGGCCCCAGGTCAAAATCTCCGGACTGCTCCTTAAGGCTTAGTCAGAAAG aCAAAATGGAGCTTCTTAACATTGCCAGAGAGAATGCAGCGAAGATCCTGGGAGTAGAAGTAGTGAAGCTGCCAGCCAGCGTGAAGTGTATCGAGGAACAAATGAAAAAGGCCCTAACATCTGACACTGAGAAAAGGGTGAGAGCAGACCCAGTGCCG gATGAAGGTGAGGTAAATGAAGATGTGGAGATTTCTACAACGTCTCCTGCAAGAAGACCAATTAGCTTCAGTATCAGT AACGTTGTTGCCAAGCCATCAAGGAGTCCAACACTTCATGGTACGGAGAGTAAGGTAACGTCCAGAGCAGACAGTGTGGGGAACGGGATGCCGTATGGAAAGTGGATCCCTGTCAAGAAGGTTTCCACTAAAAAGCGCTGA